ATGGTGCAGAGCATCACCTGCACATTGTCGCGCGGACGGGTCTTCACAGGAGCCTGACGGCTGTACTGGTAGGCCAGGGTTGAAATGACCTTGTCGGGAAAGGCATCGGCCACCCGGTTCACAAAGTGGATGATGGGGCCTGCGGGACTGCCCTCTTCAGCGATGACCTTGCTGCAATCCTCACACTGGCAATACGAGAAATTGTCGTCCTGGCTAACCGACCACACCTGTTTTTCGGGCTGAAGAGCCATTTCTTTCCTCAGTTTCTCAACCACGAGGTCAAAGACTTCGGGATTTGAAAGGCAGAGCTGGTCAATGATGCGTTTGCCATTCATAAAGGCAAAATATTCGGGGTTCCTGGCAAAGTATTCCTGCCAGGGAACCAGGCGATGGAAGGTATGCACGTAATAGCCCCGGGCGAACATATCGTCGATGGTATGCAGACGATTGAAGTCGCGGTAATCGGGGTCAGCGGTAAACTGCCCGTTCACATTGCGATAAGTGTTTGACGAGGCATCCTGAATGTCGATCTCCGGGAGGATGACATTTTCAGTTTCAGGGATTACAACATATTGCGGACTGTAGTAGCGGACCCCCAGGAATTTTTCCAGAACCTCCCCCACTCCGTATACGCAGCCCCTTGCATTCCCGCCCCGGATAATCAGGTTGGAGCCCTGGGTTTGAATGGAGAAAGCATCCCCATTGACCATCTCCCCGCTTTGGGTGATGATCACTGAATTTTCTTCCCCTTGCTCATTGGTACACACCATCGGAATTTCACAGCCAGTGATTTTCAGGATGTGATCGCGCAGGAATTCTGCCGCGTGGAGTTCTCCTGCAGAAGGCTCCTCAGGAATTGATATCGTATAAGCCGTTTCGCCATCCACCACGAGATGGACAGGACCGGATGGCTTGCGTGAACAGCCCATAAACAGGGCCAGCATAAGGGAGAGCAGAAAAAGCTTTTTCATAAAAGATTATTTATTGGAAAAGAAATGAGCATAAAGTCAAGCACAAAAATGGGGAAAATTTTGGCAACTGCCACCCTTCCGATTATCCAAAATGCCTGAAAAAAGATCTGCTCAGCAATGAGGTGCCAAGTGCCCGGGATCGACTAGCTCACGGTATTTGGCCACAATCTTTTTATAGTCTTCCCAGGTGTCACGCTTCAGGCCGGGATCCCTCAGGAGCGCTGCCGGGTGATATACCGGCATTGCCCAGCGGTCCTGCCAATACATCCACTGTCCACGTTCACGGGTGATGCGGTGCCCGGGTCCTGCCATATACTTAAATGCAGTGGCTCCCAGGAACACCAGGATTTTCGGGTTCACCAACTCAATTTGTTTCAGCAACCAGGGCAGGCAAATGGCGGATTCTTCGGTGGTTGGGGCACGGTTGTCAGGAGGTCTGCAGCGGACAATATTGCTTATGAAGACGTGTTCCTTGCGGGAGAAGCCGCAGGCATAAAGGATCTTATCGAGCAATTGACCTGATTTCCCGATGAAAGGCCTGCCGTTGAGGTCTTCTTCCCTACCCGGGGCTTCCCCGATGATAAACACCCCCGCGTGGGGATGCCCCTCCCCGAAGATCACGTGATGACGGGTGGCCGACAAGGGGCATTTTCTGCATTGCAAAATCTCAGTACGCAAGCTTTCCAGATCCTCTTCCACAGGTTAACAGATTAGATTTATACCGGAAACGGAAAATATCCTATGCAAATTAATCTAAATATCCAGCCCTGACAAAACAACTCATGGAAAACTTGCCAACAGCTGGAGAAAAACTATGAAACCAGGAGCAAATAAATAAAACATTCTACTCAGCCTGAAGACTCATTGAAGGTGGGGGCATTTTTACACCCCATTGTTTATTGGGGGCAGGGCCCATCTCAAAAACAAGTTTACCTCCCTGGGTCAGCCGGCTA
The Bacteroides sp. DNA segment above includes these coding regions:
- a CDS encoding uracil-DNA glycosylase, with translation MEEDLESLRTEILQCRKCPLSATRHHVIFGEGHPHAGVFIIGEAPGREEDLNGRPFIGKSGQLLDKILYACGFSRKEHVFISNIVRCRPPDNRAPTTEESAICLPWLLKQIELVNPKILVFLGATAFKYMAGPGHRITRERGQWMYWQDRWAMPVYHPAALLRDPGLKRDTWEDYKKIVAKYRELVDPGHLAPHC